A section of the Roseovarius sp. W115 genome encodes:
- a CDS encoding LysR substrate-binding domain-containing protein: MLKNRAALPRLDYLLAFEVAAELESFAAAAKQLNVSETAVSRKIRLLEQHYKCALFVRGHRSVTLTEQGRKLLNGITPALKTLERVSAGMLSERGRSTVRMAATNSVASLWLMPRLRKFRQANRNVTISLLASDLDSECLSEDVDLAILRGDGEWPGYDAKLLFGETVYPVCAPGYLDNHINIKSVDELTSHALIEVSNNHTEWLNWQTWLSSKGADPDSVRHSTYVNTYPLAIQAAIDGLGIALGWGHLVDHHLRAGSLVRPLRTEHVRTQSGYYLLQKRDERRRAESDVVIRWLLQESAERTRYAAE, from the coding sequence ATGCTCAAAAATCGGGCTGCCTTGCCACGACTAGACTATTTATTGGCCTTCGAAGTGGCGGCCGAACTTGAGAGCTTTGCCGCAGCCGCCAAGCAGCTCAACGTCAGCGAAACCGCTGTCAGCCGTAAGATTCGCCTTTTGGAACAACACTATAAATGTGCATTGTTTGTGCGAGGACACAGATCCGTCACGCTCACCGAACAGGGTCGCAAACTACTGAATGGAATCACGCCCGCACTCAAAACGCTGGAACGTGTGTCGGCAGGCATGCTGAGTGAACGGGGTCGCAGTACCGTGCGCATGGCGGCGACGAACTCTGTTGCATCCCTCTGGTTAATGCCCCGCCTGCGCAAGTTCCGGCAAGCCAATCGTAACGTGACCATAAGTCTTCTGGCCTCAGATCTCGATTCGGAATGCCTTTCTGAAGACGTCGATCTTGCGATTTTGCGCGGCGATGGGGAGTGGCCTGGATATGACGCAAAGCTTCTGTTTGGCGAAACGGTTTATCCGGTCTGCGCACCTGGCTATCTCGACAACCATATTAACATCAAATCAGTTGACGAACTGACCAGTCACGCGCTGATTGAGGTGAGCAATAACCACACCGAATGGCTTAACTGGCAGACCTGGTTGTCCAGCAAGGGCGCAGACCCTGACAGTGTGAGGCATTCGACATATGTAAACACCTATCCTTTGGCCATACAGGCTGCGATTGATGGGTTGGGCATTGCCCTTGGCTGGGGCCATCTGGTGGATCATCATTTGCGCGCAGGTAGTTTGGTGAGACCCCTGAGAACCGAGCATGTGCGCACGCAGTCGGGATACTACTTGTTGCAAAAGCGGGACGAGCGGCGTCGTGCGGAAAGCGATGTCGTGATACGCTGGCTGTTACAAGAAAGCGCTGAGCGCACACGATATGCGGCGGAATAA
- a CDS encoding ABC transporter permease codes for MADIATSSDPTATAQRGTGLRAMLEDQTVARRVFWGLLGVAALLTVLRPWLPDGMVRIPEVLLLPWRDWIDAAFQLIAFDLGFIHVTRFLSGILEFVLDAVANILYGRARWPRFEAVPWTVVASGAAILGYALGGWRLALLAGGTFVWAALIGQWKWTMETMSVIVVAAPLGFVIGGLVGIWCWKSKRVEDTVKPLLLVMQVMPFFSYLLPAVIFFKVGPTAATVATVAYSLPPMILMTTLGLKKVSPEVVEAGKMAGCSRWQMLRYVYLPSARTEILVGLNQVIMLCLAMVVLTAAIGMPGLGAKLLEAMGSFKLGRSFEIGVTIVLLAVVLDRLSKAWVVKQPEHYEKGTPWWQRNFLPLLGVAAFVLFLVLSRMASGMDPVPLVVSPMSEFNLPTWIAGVADEVHRKESLSQGREFDQSIKAFLALDWLQAITYAIRFVVNNYFLVPTEKALLFLPTLSVILAVTAIAYRLGGVTPGILAFVFFCIVAQLGYWDRAMLTLHSVFMATFIALAFGVPMAIFAVRKEKRARFMILLCDTFQTFPSYVYLLPAVMLFGISPVTVIISILIYTMVPVVRYTVEGLRNVPPELTEAADMSGATRWQKLTKVQLPLAMPTIAVGLNQALVFAFFMVIIAEFIGTRDLGQEMRRTLAGTNLGWNFVLGFSVVFMALTFDIAINAWAEKRRKILGLA; via the coding sequence ATGGCTGACATCGCCACAAGCTCCGATCCTACGGCAACCGCGCAACGTGGCACTGGCCTGCGCGCGATGCTTGAGGATCAGACAGTGGCGCGTCGCGTGTTCTGGGGGCTTCTTGGTGTCGCGGCACTTCTCACGGTTTTGCGGCCATGGCTGCCTGACGGGATGGTGCGAATACCCGAGGTACTCTTGCTGCCGTGGCGGGATTGGATTGATGCGGCGTTTCAACTCATCGCGTTTGACCTTGGGTTTATCCACGTCACCCGGTTCCTGAGCGGCATTCTGGAATTTGTTCTCGATGCAGTGGCCAACATTCTCTATGGCCGCGCCCGCTGGCCGCGGTTTGAAGCAGTACCATGGACGGTTGTTGCATCTGGCGCTGCCATTCTGGGTTATGCGTTGGGTGGTTGGCGCCTGGCGCTGCTCGCGGGCGGAACATTTGTCTGGGCCGCCCTGATTGGTCAGTGGAAATGGACCATGGAAACCATGAGCGTGATCGTGGTCGCGGCGCCGCTTGGGTTTGTCATTGGCGGTCTGGTTGGTATCTGGTGCTGGAAGTCCAAACGCGTGGAAGACACCGTGAAACCCCTGCTACTTGTGATGCAGGTGATGCCGTTCTTCTCGTATCTTCTGCCCGCCGTCATCTTCTTCAAAGTTGGACCAACAGCAGCGACCGTGGCTACGGTTGCCTATTCTTTGCCACCGATGATCCTCATGACCACATTGGGTCTCAAGAAAGTGTCCCCTGAAGTTGTTGAAGCCGGGAAAATGGCCGGTTGTTCACGCTGGCAGATGCTTCGCTATGTTTACCTGCCTTCCGCGCGCACAGAGATCCTTGTAGGCCTCAATCAGGTCATCATGCTCTGCCTTGCAATGGTTGTTCTGACTGCGGCTATCGGGATGCCAGGCCTTGGAGCCAAGCTTCTGGAAGCGATGGGGTCGTTCAAGCTGGGCCGGTCTTTTGAGATCGGTGTGACCATCGTTCTTTTGGCGGTGGTTCTGGACCGTCTGTCGAAGGCCTGGGTGGTCAAACAGCCTGAGCATTATGAAAAAGGCACGCCTTGGTGGCAGCGAAACTTCCTGCCATTGTTGGGCGTTGCAGCCTTTGTTCTGTTCCTCGTTTTGTCGCGCATGGCTTCTGGCATGGATCCTGTGCCATTGGTGGTGTCCCCGATGTCAGAATTCAACCTGCCAACCTGGATTGCCGGTGTCGCAGACGAAGTTCATCGCAAGGAATCTCTGTCCCAAGGACGAGAATTCGACCAATCGATCAAGGCATTCCTGGCTCTGGATTGGCTCCAGGCAATCACCTACGCCATTCGCTTTGTCGTGAACAACTATTTCCTTGTCCCGACGGAGAAGGCGCTACTCTTTTTGCCGACGCTGTCTGTCATCCTTGCTGTCACCGCCATTGCCTATCGTCTCGGCGGCGTGACGCCGGGCATCTTGGCTTTTGTCTTCTTTTGCATTGTCGCTCAGCTGGGGTATTGGGACCGTGCCATGCTCACACTGCACTCCGTGTTCATGGCGACGTTCATCGCGCTCGCCTTTGGTGTGCCGATGGCGATTTTTGCGGTGCGCAAGGAGAAGCGTGCCAGGTTCATGATCCTGCTTTGTGACACGTTCCAGACGTTTCCGTCTTACGTCTACCTGCTTCCCGCGGTCATGCTCTTTGGCATCTCGCCTGTGACTGTGATCATCTCGATCCTGATTTACACAATGGTCCCCGTTGTCAGGTACACGGTTGAAGGCTTGCGCAACGTGCCGCCGGAACTTACCGAAGCGGCGGATATGTCCGGTGCGACGCGCTGGCAGAAGCTGACCAAGGTGCAGTTGCCGCTGGCGATGCCGACCATAGCGGTGGGTCTCAACCAAGCACTCGTCTTTGCCTTCTTCATGGTGATCATCGCCGAATTCATCGGCACGCGAGACTTGGGACAAGAGATGCGCCGGACGCTCGCGGGCACCAATCTGGGGTGGAACTTCGTCCTTGGCTTCTCGGTGGTGTTCATGGCGTTGACCTTTGACATCGCGATCAACGCCTGGGCCGAGAAACGGCGCAAAATTCTGGGGCTCGCCTGA
- a CDS encoding quaternary amine ABC transporter ATP-binding protein: MTDAPVISCRNAWKLFGPNPKQYLAQMSPGRSYEDIRADGYIAGVKDVTVDVGRGEMLVIMGLSGSGKSTLVRCLSRLHDITGGTIEVEGQDIMALPEKELIELRRSKMGMVFQSFGLLPHRTVLENIAFPLEMRGQDRHTRRERALEVINLVGLEGREDYFPRELSGGQQQRVGIARSLAIEPDIWFLDEPFSALDPLIRREMQDEFLRLQEMLGKTIVFITHDFDEALRLADRIAIMKDGAVEQCDTPDKIVLDPQTPYVRKFTEEIEKARVVHANVLAGPVNGAEIIGEPVPGHHTIQQLARQLVNDQRDQLPVADKDGKITGIMPRQKALDLLLGDASDG; the protein is encoded by the coding sequence ATGACCGATGCCCCTGTCATTTCCTGTCGTAATGCGTGGAAACTGTTTGGCCCGAACCCCAAGCAATACCTCGCCCAAATGTCGCCTGGGCGCAGCTATGAGGATATCCGGGCGGACGGCTATATTGCTGGCGTCAAGGATGTGACGGTGGATGTGGGCCGGGGTGAGATGCTTGTCATTATGGGCCTTTCCGGATCGGGCAAATCCACTCTGGTGCGCTGCCTGTCGCGTCTGCATGACATCACGGGCGGCACGATTGAGGTCGAAGGGCAGGACATCATGGCCCTGCCTGAGAAAGAGTTGATTGAACTCCGGCGCTCGAAAATGGGCATGGTGTTTCAGTCATTCGGTTTGCTGCCGCACCGGACGGTTCTTGAAAACATAGCGTTTCCTTTGGAAATGCGCGGCCAAGACAGACACACGCGTCGCGAACGGGCTCTGGAGGTCATCAACCTTGTGGGTCTGGAGGGCCGTGAAGACTATTTCCCTCGGGAACTCTCAGGCGGCCAGCAACAGCGTGTCGGCATTGCCCGAAGTCTTGCGATTGAACCCGACATCTGGTTCCTGGACGAGCCGTTTTCGGCACTTGACCCGCTTATTCGTCGCGAGATGCAGGACGAATTCCTGCGTCTTCAGGAGATGCTGGGAAAGACCATTGTCTTTATCACCCATGACTTTGATGAGGCCCTGCGCCTGGCCGACCGGATTGCGATCATGAAGGACGGCGCAGTTGAGCAGTGTGATACGCCTGACAAGATCGTTCTCGACCCGCAAACGCCGTATGTTCGCAAGTTTACAGAGGAGATCGAAAAGGCGCGCGTGGTGCACGCGAATGTTTTGGCCGGGCCGGTAAATGGCGCGGAGATCATTGGAGAGCCCGTCCCCGGCCACCACACGATCCAGCAACTGGCCCGTCAGTTGGTGAATGATCAAAGAGATCAACTTCCAGTGGCGGACAAAGATGGCAAGATCACGGGGATCATGCCACGCCAAAAGGCACTGGATCTCCTCTTGGGGGATGCGTCTGATGGCTGA
- a CDS encoding ABC transporter substrate-binding protein, translated as MSAAAMALASATASFAADDSADPIVIPIHNWSSQIVMSHAVGQIFESMGNNVEFVTTDSQAVYESVRLGDVTLELEVWEGAFGQSFRTALEKGGLHDAGDHDAVTREDWWYPMWTKDACPGLPSWEALNECAALFATAETGDKGRYLDGPVDWLKHGKERVEALGMDFVVVNAGSAAALWAEIAAAEADKRPVVVFNWTPNFAEAVWPGEFVEFPAWEDGCDTDPSKGPNPDALFDCGNPADGYLKKAAWDGMKDKWPNAYEVLTKISFTNAQIAEMARLVDIEEMEPEEAAEEWLGANEDVWKGWLPEGAS; from the coding sequence ATGTCCGCGGCCGCGATGGCCCTGGCTTCTGCAACCGCGAGTTTCGCGGCAGACGACAGCGCGGATCCAATCGTCATTCCAATCCACAATTGGTCGAGCCAGATTGTGATGAGCCACGCCGTGGGACAGATTTTTGAATCCATGGGCAATAACGTGGAATTCGTCACAACCGACAGCCAGGCTGTCTATGAATCGGTTCGCCTTGGTGACGTGACGCTGGAACTGGAAGTCTGGGAAGGCGCCTTTGGGCAGTCTTTCCGCACAGCCCTTGAAAAAGGTGGCCTGCATGACGCGGGTGATCACGATGCGGTGACGCGCGAAGACTGGTGGTATCCGATGTGGACGAAGGATGCATGCCCGGGCCTGCCAAGCTGGGAAGCCCTGAACGAGTGCGCCGCTCTCTTCGCCACGGCGGAAACCGGCGACAAGGGCCGCTATCTTGACGGGCCAGTGGACTGGCTCAAGCACGGCAAAGAACGCGTGGAAGCGCTTGGCATGGACTTTGTTGTGGTGAACGCGGGTTCTGCGGCGGCACTCTGGGCTGAAATCGCAGCGGCTGAGGCTGACAAGCGTCCCGTGGTTGTCTTCAACTGGACGCCAAACTTTGCCGAAGCCGTCTGGCCGGGTGAATTTGTCGAATTTCCTGCATGGGAAGACGGCTGTGACACGGATCCTTCCAAAGGTCCAAACCCGGATGCGCTTTTTGATTGCGGCAACCCAGCGGATGGGTACCTCAAGAAAGCTGCTTGGGACGGCATGAAAGACAAGTGGCCAAATGCCTACGAAGTGCTGACCAAGATTTCGTTCACCAACGCTCAGATCGCCGAAATGGCGCGTCTGGTTGACATCGAAGAGATGGAGCCAGAAGAGGCTGCTGAAGAATGGTTGGGCGCAAACGAAGACGTCTGGAAAGGCTGGCTGCCAGAAGGCGCAAGCTGA